One window of Trifolium pratense cultivar HEN17-A07 linkage group LG5, ARS_RC_1.1, whole genome shotgun sequence genomic DNA carries:
- the LOC123885943 gene encoding uncharacterized protein LOC123885943, producing the protein MSNSAKSTPIKIDATQPTMGGDSIVVNAIPISSIPPLSPAKKVKKTSKKEKTPRVSFNSSSPSTSTKKAKKKSKKSESESRRTFTMSELHVDPLPSSDVAAPVVNPAEDNVIASGKNSLNLGLDVPNSVETLDVENPTVSEDLGKSLPNSPIAVDTNIGGSTETNDDVAAESLKKTEIAADKDVNENPEVIIVNETTVSDKSVPTNSEASVVRRTKSRAGKVTEFLINVADNCNDPTSPEYRQVFVRGTCVKFSPTVINQYLQRNSDEVAALKVTDNEVCKVLTGGRIKAKFDYGSYFFQETLSHALTYAVEKPVALPTLLCNIILEQHPDILRNTDVPCKRKGMLAIEQRLLEGTNVAAGVGTSVQAGVLSRKQMITDLTEASRALEARKLKIDRVIEALKADEAAETAEGEPDGQEGEETSGSDDDTEDLEEDSDESSSI; encoded by the exons ATGTCGAACTCTGCAAAATCTACTCCAATCAAGATCGACGCTACTCAGCCTACAATGGGAGGAGATTCTATCGTCGTAAACGCCATTCCTATCTCAAGTATACCACCTTTAAGTCCTGCGAAAAAGGTGAAGAAGACCTCGAAGAAGGAGAAGACACCGCGTGTAAGCTTCAACTCTTCATCTCCCTCTACTTCAACTAAGAAagcgaagaagaagagcaagaaatcaGAATCTGAATCGAGGAGGActtttacaatgtctgaactacATGTTGATCCATTGCCATCGAGTGATGTTGCTGCTCCTGTCGTTAATCCTGCAGAGGATAATGTTATCGCATCTGGTAAGAATTCTCTTAATCTAGGCCTTGATGTTCCCAATTCTGTTGAAACCCTAGATGTAGAGAACCCTACTGTGTCTGAAGATTTGGGGAAAAGTCTTCCTAACTCCCCTATTGCTGTTGATACTAATATTGGTGGTTCTACTGAGACCAATGATGATGTTGCTGCTGAGTCTCTCAAGAAAACAg AGATTGCTGCTGATAAGGATGTTAATGAAAATCCTGAAGTTATAATTGTCAATGAAACAACTGTTAGTGATAAGTCAGTTCCTACAAACTCTGAGGCTAGTGTGGTTAGAAGGACTaaaagtagggctggtaaagttactg aattcttgattaatgtggctgacaATTGTAATGATCCAACAAGTCCTGAATATAGGCAAGTTTTTGTTCGTGGAACATGTGTCAAATTCTCACCAACTGTGATTAACCAATATCTGCAAAGAAACTCTGATGAGGTGGCTGCTCTAAAGGTCACagacaatgaggtctgcaaggtcctcacaggTGGCAGGATAAag GCAAAATTTGATTATGGGtcctatttctttcaagaaactttaagcCATGCTTTGAcctatgctgttgagaagccagttgctctTCCCACTCTGTTATGCAATATAATCCTTGAACAACATCCAGATATTTTGAGAAacactgatgttccttgtaaaaggaaagggatGTTGGCCATTGAGCAAAGGCTGCttgaagggacaaatgttgcagcaggtgttggcacatctgtccaagCTGGGGTACTCtcaaggaagcagatgattACAGACTTGACTGAGGCTAGCAGAGCACTTGAGGCCAGAAAACTGAAAatagatcgtgtgattgaggcccTCAAGGCTGATGAAGCTGCTGAGACTgctgagggtgagcctgatGGACAAGAAGGTGAGGAAACTAGTGGCTCTGATGATGACACTGAGGATTtggaggaggactctgatgaaagttcttctatATGA